AGCTCTTACTGCACCGATATACTGAGGAAGTTTAAATTTATGGGTTTGACTACCACCTTTACCCAGGGCAAAAGGCCCCATGTATTTGACTACTGCAGTAAATCTGTTTGCTTTAGCCGGATTGAGGTTACGATTTACAGAACCATCTCCTCCAATACTTAGTATACGTTCCAGATTACCACCCCATGCACCCAGTACATAGTTAAACAGGTCCCAGGTTTTTACGCCCAGACCTTCACGTGCATAAAATACAGCATGAGCATCAGGAGTCTTAAATCTCGTTAAGTCCAGTAAACCTTCATCCACCAGTGCAATGGTGTAGGTCATTGCTTTTCCATTCTGCTCAGAAACAGTAATGGTGTTCTCCGTTTCAGGTTTGATTTTATCAGCCATTTTAATTACCGGCTTTAATATTGTTTCAGGATCTTCTATAACTAATGGGATAACACCATACATCCTTATAGGAAGATCGTTTACGGTTTGGGCATGTGGCTGCAACAACGTAATGTTGGCAAAAATATTTGGCGCCATGTTTTTCTCAGCCTTGAATTTAAACTGTGTCTGACCTTTTTTAGTGTCTGTCCAGAAAGTTTTTAAAACGCGGCTACCATTCTCCAAAGAAATTAAGGCTCTTCCGTTTTCGCCGGTAGGGATGGTTAAGACGATATCTTCACCTACTTTGAATTTGGTTTTGTTGGCCGTAAATGAAAGCATGGAAGCCTCGGTTGGATTAGCTGATTGTTCGCGCTGTGCCCATCCTGGCCAATCTACATAAACAGCTTTACCAGTGACATGGCCACCTTCAGCATCACGAACCAGAACCAGGTAGCGTCCCCATTCGGGTTCATCGATGTGCAGTGTCCAGTTGCCTTTACCATTTTGAAGAACTACATTTCCTTTTCGGATTAGTTTATTGTATTCATTCTGTGTAAAGTTAGCAAAAGAGTTTTGTGTATCCTGTTCCCACCACCAGCGCCATTGCACTTTATACAGCTCTACCTGAACAGTTTTAGACCCACTTAGCAGTTTACCATTACGGTCCACATTAACAATGGAGAAATTATGATCTTTACCTGTCATCAGCATTCCACTGAGTTTTTCTCCTTCAGGTGCTTTTATTCCATAATAATTGGTAAACACATGATAGGGGATAGAGAAATTGTCAATGCTGAAATTACCTCCTGCTTCAAATACCTTGGTGGTGAAATTGGCTTTCAGTACTCCTGGTGCTGTAGCATTATCATTGAGATTTGTGTTCACAGCGGCCATTCCGTTTTCGTTTAGCCTGCCTTCGAATATGGTTTTTACCTGTGATACAAAATTTACTGTTGGATTGTCAAAATTATAGCCATCAAAACCAGGGAATGTAGTTTTCATGGTATTCAGGTTCACATCTACTTTGGCTTTCAGGTTTTTTCCTGTAGCACCAAATAACCAGTTTGCTGAAAGGGTAGCGGGTGCTGCTGCTCCTGTACCCAGATATTTGCGGCTTCCAATGTCAAAACCGATTTTTAAACGGTTAGGCATCACGGTCTCTATTTTTATTGATTTTTGAAAGGATGCTCCTCCGGCTTTTACCTTGACACTCCAGTTCCCTGTTGGAGCTGTACTTTCTGTGGAAGTGCGGAAAGCGTAAAATCCATTTAAAGAAGCACCACTGACTGCCTTTTTAATCAGTTGTCCCTGTGGATTATATAATTCAAAGGTAACCGGATAGGCAGCAGGAAGTTTTTTGAGTTTATCTTCAAGAATGAAAGATAAAAAGAGTGAATCTCCTGGTCTCCAGACACCGCGTTCTCCGTAGATCAACCCTTTTAATCCGTTCTGTACCACATCGCCACCTACATCAAAACGGCTTAAAGGAAGCGAATATCCATCATCGAGCTTCAGGTATCCGCGTTCTTCGCCACGTTTTGCAATCAGCAGGAATGGTTTTCTTTTCAAATCAAAAGAAGCCATTCCGTCACCATCAGTTTTTACTGTATGAATAACCTGACGCTGGTAGTCCATTAACTCCAGAGTAACTCCGCTTATTCCTTTAGCGGTAAGCAGGTCAGTAGCCACAATCAGCATACTGTTGTCATTTCCTCTTTTAGCTACAAGGCCAATATTGGAAACTAGCAGATTTCTACTGGCAAATTTATCACTGGTATAGTAAGATGGTGTGCATGGATTATCTTTATCAGCCCATTTATATTCTGAACTGTAATAATTATTATAGCTATTCCAGAAATCATCATCCTCATCTATTTTTTCTCCATAATATCCATTTTGATTGTATTCAGCATCTGTTTGTTCTTTAGAGCTTTCTGTACAATTTAAAACATTATAGTTTTGACGGAAACTGAAGGTAACCCTGTACATTGCACCTGGTTCTGCTTTAATGATCTTGTCAAGATCAAGAACAAACCTGTTTTTTTTATGAAGATTTAATGTTTTATCCTCATCCAGACGAATCCTCTTCTGGAGTAATGGTTTACCAACGCGTCTTAATTCATTTGCTTCCTTGTAGTTATTGTTCTGGAAAAACTGAGGAATATTGTTTTCATATACTTTGATAATAGTGACATCTACTGCTTTGAGATTAACTGCTTCAAAGGGAAGGACCAGTTTTCCTGAGTTTGGAAGAATAGTACCGCTACCAGCAATAGTAACTGAAGGAAGTTTGTTTTCAAATAAAATATTTGCTGAAATAGCAGCATCAAGCGCGCGTTCATTACTGTTGACAATTCCTTTATTTACAGTGAGCATATAATTTCCAAGAAGCGGTTCCGGGGTATATATTTTAACCTGACTGCCGTCGATGGTAAATCTTAGATCTGAGGAAGTACCTAGAGTAATTAAACCTGTTAAATCCTGGCCTATGCCTACAGGTTCAGAGAATTGTACCAGTGCAAAATCTTCAAGATTCTGTACAGCCTTTGTGGCCAGTACCTTAAATACGCCATTGGCTGGTACGGCAAGATTTTCCTCACCTTTGTTTTTTGCATCTATAGCATCACCAGACCATTTAAGACTTAATTTTTCTTCTTTTGATGTCTTTTTGATACTGTCAATCAGAAAGGTTGATGTGTTTTTCTGCGGGTTATGCTGCCACTTTATCTTTAAGTGCTGATTAAAGTCCAGTTCCAGACACTTTTCCAGTAATTTAGGATCCTCTTCATCCGCCGTACTGATTTCTCCTGTCAGCTTCATATAAGTTAAGGAAGTATTATTCTGTGAAATTAATCCGTTCTGAGTTAGCATCAGACCAGGTTTGATGACATTGAATTCGAAATCGAACTCTTCCAGATCCTTCTCTGTTTCTGTTACCTTGCCAAGGTTAAATGTTGCGGTATAGGTTTTTCCGGATTCCAATTTTTCATCTGGCCTGAATTCTATAGTCTGTGCATCGATCCAGAAGGTTTTACCTTTTACAGAAGGGGAGAAGCTAAACAGATTGCGTTCGTCTGGTTTGCCAATTTCACCCATAGTTTTCACCTGTCCGGCCAGCTGTATTCTGATAAAACTCTTTTTGGAGACCGTACCTGAAGTATATCCTTCAATATATTTGGCGTAGGCCTGCTGATCTTCCGCTGATTTATGTTTTCTGAAAATAAAAAAAGCAGCTATTCCTATTAGAATAACTGCTATTGAACCAATTAAGAATGGTTTTTTGTTTTTGATGAAGATGTTCTGTTCAATATTCATATTTCTTGCCTGACGCTATGAGTAGCACTAATTTATTACATCTCTAAAGCACTTAAGGCTTAACTGATATAAGAAGCAAATTCTTTTTTCAGGATGTAATGTCAGGGAAATTACAAAAAAAATATTGAACCTGAATTTATTTAATCATTACGCCAGGTTTATTAATCAGCGGGATTTTAATCAGGTTATCATCAACTATACTTTCAGGTAGAAAAATGAACTTCTTATCATATATGGTACCGTCGATATAATAACTTAACCAGTATTCATTTGTTAAACCGAAAACTTCTGTATCTATAGCTTCAACTCCTTTAAAAGAGTTGGCAGGTACATCACCTAAAAAATGGCGCAATATTGAGGTTTTTACTAATCTGCCATCTTTTTCACCATACCCTTTAGAGCTGATCAGCACGTTATCTATCTGTACATTTTTAAGGTTGATCAGGTAGACAGTCCAGTTTTTAATTTCCGGTGTTTCACTGATCAGCACAACTGCCATGGCCAGGTCTTCTACAATATTTTCCGGCAGGTCTTTCTTCATATTTTATTTCTTTTTAGCTGGGGCTTTTTTTCTGGCAGGAGCTTTAGCCGCTGCACTCTTTGTTCCGGCAGTTTTAGTGCCAGCTGCCTTTTTCTTCGTAGTCTTTGGCTCGAAAGCATTGGGAACCTGTTCAATAATTAATTTTTTTACATCCTCAAGCGAAAGTACGGCCAGGTCTTCCGGGGCGTATTTTTCTGAAGTGGCTGGATTTTTACCCAGTTTGAGCATATCTTTTCCAAAACGGATAAAAGGTCCCCATCTGCCATTTTCAATCGCTATTTTCTCTGCAGCCCACTGCTGAATAAATCTGTTGGCTTCTTTTTCTACTTTTTTGGTAATTAGCTCAGCAATATCATGATCAGCTAATGCATCAAAATTATAAGCTTTAGGTACATTAATGAAAAGATCATTCCACTTGATAAAAGGGCCGAAACGTCCGGTACCTTTAGTCACTGGTAATCCCTGATAGTGTGCTACGGGAGCATCAGCTGTGATTTTTTCTTCAATGATAACTATTGCACGGTTCTGATCAACAGTCAGCGGGTCTTCATTTTTAGGAATAGAGATATAGGTATCACCCCATTTCACATAGGGACCAAAACGGCCTACACCCACTGAAACTTCTTTATCTTTATAATTTTCCAGCTGGAAAGGTAGCCTGAACTGTTCTAAAGCATCTTCAAGGGTGACGGTACCAACTGACTGAGATTTCATCAGACTTGCATATCTTGGTTTCTCTTCATCGTCATTCTGACCAATTTGTACCAGAGGACCAAACTTACCTACCTTAGCATAAACATTTTTACCACTTACAGGGTCAATACCTAACAGACGTTCTCCGTTTGCGCGGTCTGCTGTTTCTGTAGTTACCTCAACTTCTTTATGGAAAGGGGTGTAAAAAGCATGAAGCATTTTTGTCCAGTTTTGTAAACCCTGGGCAATTTCATCAAATTCCTTTTCTACTTTAGCTGTAAAGTTGAAATCAACTATTCCTTTGAAATGTTCTACCAGGAAATCATTTACAACTTCACCTATATCGGTCGGAAACAGTTTGGATTTCTCTGCACCGGTAATTTCTGTTTTGATAGCTTTGGTTACCTGACCATTTTCAAGAATAATTGAACCGAAGGAACGTGAACGCCCATCGCGGTCTTCTTTGACTACATAACCACGATTCTGAATCGTTGAAATTGTAGGTGCATAGGTTGATGGTCGGCCGATACCCAGTTCTTCGAGTTTTTTAACCAGACTTGCTTCTGTATATCTTGCTGGTGGACGCGAGAAACGTTCTGTCGCAGACATTACATTTAAAGTCAGCTCCTGTCCATTAGCTAATGGGGGCAGAATGTTCTCGTTATCCTGATCTTCAGCATCATCATCATCACTGGATTCCAGATAAACTTTAAGGAAACCATCAAATTTCATGACCTCACCTTCCGCAACCAGATTTTCACTGCGTGTACTTACTGCAATCTGTGCTGTGGTTTTTTCAAACAGGGCTTCGCTCATTTGAGAAGCAATAGCACGTTTCCATATAAGCTCATACAGCCTTTGCTCTGAACTATCTCCGGTTACGGTATGCTGATCAAAGTAAGTAGGGCGGATAGCCTCATGTGCTTCCTGTGCGCCTGCAGACTTGGTTTTATAGGTCCTTGGGTGATGATATTTATGTCCGTAAGCAGAATTGATCTCATTTGCTGCAGCCGTTAAAGCTGTTTCAGATAAGTTTACCGAATCTGTTCTCATGTAAGTGATCTTACCACTTTCATATAAACGTTGTGCAACCTGCATGGTACGGGAAACAGGGAATCCCAGTTTGCGGGATGCTTCCTGTTGTAAAGTCGAGGTTGTAAAAGGGGCAGCAGGGTTACGTTTAGCAGGTTTTGTTTCCAGGCTACTGATTTTGAAACCAGCATTGATACAGTCGCGTACAAATTTCTCTGCATCTGCTTCCTGATCAAATCGCTGAGGCAATTCTGCTTTTACAAATTCTCTTGCTTTTCCTGTGCTGAATTTCGCTGTGATTTTATAGGCAGCGGCAGCATTAAACTTGTTTACTTCACGTTCTCTATCTACAATAAGGCGTACTGCTACAGATTGTACACGACCAGCAGATAACGAGGGTTTAACTTTTTTCCATAATACCGGAGAAAGTTCGAAACCTACCAGACGATCTAGTACACGTCTTGCCTGTTGTGCATTAACCAGGTTATAATCAATTGTTCTTGGAGACTCAATTGCTTTTAATATTGCCGGTTTGGTAATCTCATGGAAAACAATACGTTTTGTTTTGTTTTCTTTCAATCCCAGCGTCTCATATAAGTGCCAGGAAATTGCTTCCCCTTCACGGTCCTCATCGGAAGCGAGCCATACCATCTCGGCATCCTTTGCTAATTTCTTAAGTTCAGCGACCACCTGCTTTTTATCAGCGGGTACTTCATAGGTTTGGGCGAAATTATTGTTCGTATCGATTCCCATATCTCCTTTAACAAGGTCGCGGATGTGTCCGTAACTCGATTTAACAAGGAAATCTTTACCCAAATACCCTTCTATTGTTTTCGCTTTTGCAGGTGATTCAACTATTAATAAATTTTTGGCCATTTAGAAGGTTTTTCTGCAAATAAAACTATAAATAAGCCTAAAATCAAAATTCTACCAAGAATAAATATCAAAAAGAATAATTTGGACGTTGAAATTATTGCTCATTTCTTAAATCCGGATGCTTTAATTCAGCGTATTATGGATTGGAATCGATTAAGTTTACCTTCTTATTATATACGTGTAAAAAATTTGTCCCTATATTCGTTATAACATAAATTTTAAAACTATGAATACCCTACTTATTTTATTCAGTTTGTTATTTACCCCACCACAAAGTATCTATGATTTTACCTTTAAAACAATTGATGGTAAAGAGATTAAGCTTGCAAAGTTTAAGGGTAAAAAAATTCTTATTGTAAATACAGCTTCAAAATGTGGTTATACGCCGCAATATGAAGACCTGGAGAAATTGCACCAGAAATATGGTAAGGAAGTTGTCCTTATTGGTTTTCCGGCTGGTAATTTTGGTGGACAGGAACTGGCTACCAATTCAGAGATCCAGGATTTCTGCAAAAAGAATTTTGGTGTTACTTTTTTATTAAGTGAAAAAGTAAGTGTAAAGGGAAATGACATTAACCCGATCTTCAAATATCTAACTTCGGCCAGTAATGCTGATTTTACGGGAGACATTAAATGGAATTTTGAAAAGTTCCTGATTAACGAGAAGGGTGAACTGGTTCACCGTTTCCGTTCTAAGGTTACTCCAATGAGTGCTGAACTGACTAAAAACCTGTAACAATTACTATACAAAGCCCCAGAGGGTTGTTCTAGTGACGTGAAGAGAAATTCCTTAACAGGGATTTCTTTTTTTTTTAACCGAATTGTGTTGGTTTGGGTTACATTTGCAACATAATAACAACTATGTACAATTCAGTTCCGCTCAGGGCAGCAAGTTTCATCCTGGGGTCTTTCTTTTTATATTCCTGCAGCAGCAATTATCAGGTGGTTAAATCAAACCGTACGGAGTATGCGGTAAACAGTAAAGTTGCTCCAGACAGCTCTGTTATCCATACTTATTTGCCGTATAAACTAAAGCTTGATTCACAAATGAATCAGATTTTGGGTTATTCAGCAAATGAAATCACCAAGAAAATGGTGGGCGGAGAATCTACTCTGGGAAACTTTATGAGTGACGCTGTTTTGTCTGAAGCCCGAAAAAAATATCCACAAATTGATTTCACCATACCAAGTCCAAATGGTGGCTTACGAAATGATCTGCCTTTAGGAGCCATTACATTATCCAACGTTTTTGAATTGATGCCATTTGAAAATGAGTTAATCGTTTTTGAGCTCAAAGGGACAGCGGTTCAGGGTTTACTCGATTATATTGCCCGTAGTGAAGGACAGCCTGTAGGCGGCTTAACCATGAAAATTGAAGCTGGCAAAGCTGAAGAGGTCATGATCAATGGTCAGCCATTTGATACGGCTAAAAATTACCATGTACTTACTTCTGATTATATCGCAGGCGGAGCTGACGGAATTACATGTTTTAAAAATCCGGTAGCTGTTCAGGTACTTGGCCTTAAAATACGTGATGCCTTAATTATGTATATCAAAGAAAACCAGGAAAAAGGAAAAAAGATCAATTCAAAATTAGATGGGAGGATGTCCAATGATAAATCGTAGGAAGTTTATAAAAACAGGTAGTATAGCAGCAGTTGCCACAGCATTAAGTATAGATTCATTAGATGCTATGGCAAATGGAGCATTAAAACAACTGACCATTTTGCATACCAATGATGTACATAGTCAGATTGAACCTTTTCCCATGAACGGATCCAGGAATCAGGGGCTTGGCGGGGTTGCCCGCAGAGCTGCATTGATTAAGAAAATCAGATCTGAGCAACCCAATGTTCTTTTGCTGGATGCAGGTGATATCTTTCAGGGGACGCCTTATTTTAATCTTTATGGCGGAGAACTTGAAATTAAACTGATGAGTGAGATGGGATATGATGCAGCAACGATGGGAAATCATGATTTCGATAATGGTCTGGAAGGTTTTTATAAACAACTTCCACATGCAAATTTTCCAATTCTGATTAGTAATTACGATTTCTCAGATACGGTCATGCATAAATCTACGCAGTCTTATAAGATCTTTAACAAGGCTGGTTTGAAGATTGGTGTCTTCGGTATAGGAATTGAACTGAAGGGGCTGGTAGGAGAGAAGAATTATGGAAATACCATTTATCAGGACCCTGTATCAAAAGCAAATGAGGTGGCTGGTTTGCTTAAAAAAGAGCTGCATTGTGATTTGATTATTTGTCTTTCTCACCTGGGTTATAAGTATTCAGATAACAAGGTTTCTGATCAGACTTTAGCACAGAATAATGATCATATAGATTTAATCATTGGTGGACATACACATACTTTTCTAGCTAAACCTCAGGATGTTAAAAATAGAGCAGGGAGGATAACTACAATTAACCAGGTAGGTTTTGCAGGAATAAACTTAGGCCGTATAGATTATTATTTTGAATCATACAGAGGGAAGAAATTATTAACTTCTTCACCCTATATGATTTCGGATCAGCTGGATAGCTAAATTATTTAGACAAGGAAACCGCCTCCTAAAAGGTCGTTTCCTTCATAGAAAACTGCAGACTGACCAGGAGCTATAGCAGATACATTGTGGTCAAATACCACACGCATTTTATCTTTTTCCTGTACAATGGTACTTAACATACCAGCGTCTTTATAACGTATTTTGGTAATCACATTATCCATTGGTTCTAAAATATTTTCATATTTGATCAGGTTAATATTACGTACCATTGCTTCACTTCTTTCCAATTCTTCTGCTCTTCCAAGCATTACTGTGTTACTTTCCGGAAGAATCTGGGTAACAAACATAGGTTCGCCAAAAGCAATTCCCAGGCCTTTACGCTGTCCGATTGTATAGAAAGGATAACCTTTATGCTGTCCGACAATCATTCCATCACTTGTGATAAAATTTCCGCCTGCAACACGTTCTTCCAAATCTCCTACCTTATGTTTCAGAAACGAACGGTAATCATTTTCCGGAACGAAACAGATTTCGTAGCTCTCACTCTTTTTTGCCAGTTCTTCCTGTCCCATATCCAATGCCATCTGTCTGATATCGGCTTTGGCAAAAGATCCTAGTGGAAATTGTGTACGGGCAAGATTTTCCTGAGAAACACCCCATAAAACATAAGACTGATCTTTATTTTCATCCAGTCCTTTGGAAATTACATGCCTGCCATTTTCATGTTGTCTGACATTTGCATAATGCCCAGTAGCGATAAATTCACAATCCAGTTTATTTGCACGTTTTAACAAAGCTTCCCATTTGATATGGGTATTGCAAAGCACACAAGGATTAGGTGTACGGCCTGCAAGGTACTCGTCAACAAAATTATCAATTACATAATCACCAAATTCTTCTCTGATGTCTAATATATAATGTGGAAAGCCATAATTTACTGCTAAAGTACGGGCATCATTGATGCTGTCTAAACTACAGCATCCGGTTTCTTTACTATTACTTCCGGAAGTAGCATAGTCCCAGGTCTTCATCGTTAAACCAATAACTTCATACCCTTGTTCGTGTAACATTACTGCTGCTACTGAACTATCTACACCGCCACTCATGGCTACCAGAATTCTACCCCTTTTACTCATTGTATTTTAATATGATACAAAAATAACTGATTTTAGTTAAAGATTCATTTTTTAAGCAGTCAGATCCTTGTAAAAAGGTAATTTACAATTGAAATTAAACATTATAGCTTCTTCCTTACGGCGCTTAATAAGATATATGTGATATATTAGAGCGCTAGATAAACAAACCAAAACCGACTATTCAATGAAGAAACTTTTATTTTACAGTGTTTTATTTATTCCTTTTATCGCCAGTGCGCAGCAAGATCTTGCTAAATACGTAAAGCCAATTATAGGAACGCAAAAAATGGGGCATACTTATCCCGGTGCTGTAGTTCCTTTTGGGGCTGTGCAGTTAAGCCCGGAGACAGATACGCTTTCTTATGAGCTTAATGGTAAATACAATGGTGATGTTTATAAATATTGTGCAGGTTACCGTTACGAAGACAAGACAATTGTTGGATTCAGCCATACGCATTTCAGTGGCTCCGGGCATTCTGATCTCGGGGATTTCCTGATTATGCCAACGCAAGGGAAATTACAGTTAAATCCGGGTGTTGCTTCTGATCCCAAAGGAGGTTTTCGTTCTGCCTTTTCTCATCAGAATGAAGTAGCAGAAGCAGGATATTACAAAGTGAAACTTGATGATGACCAGATTCTGGCAGAATTGACTGCCTCAAAAAGAGTAGGGATGCATCAGTATACTTTTCCTAAATCTGATCAGTCGCATATTATTCTTGATCTGATGTCCGGAATTTATAATTATGAAGACAAAAACGTATGGACTTATGTACGGGTGGTTAATGATTCATTAGTGACTGGCTATCGTCAGACCAATGGCTGGGCAAGAACCAGAACAGTATATTTTGCAATGTCTTTTTCTAAACCTTTTGTGAAATACGGGCAGAGAAACTATGACCGTAAACAGGCTTATAAGGGGTTCTGGGGCAAATTCGATCAGACAAAAAACTTTCCTGAGATAGCTGGAAAACAATTGAGGATGTATTTTGATTTTAAGACCCAGGATCAGGAGAGGGTGAAGATAAAATTCGCGCTTTCGCCGGTAAGCCAGGAAAATGCACTGGAAAATATGCGTGCTGAAATACCGGGCTGGAATTTTGAACAAGTTAAGGAACAGGCTAAGCAGGAGTGGAACAAAGAGTTAAATAAAATTACTGTTAACACTTCTGAAGACGATAAGGTTAATTTTTATACTGCAATGTACCATGCCTTTATTAATCCAACAGTTTATACAGATATAAATGGTCAGTATAAAGGGCTTGATCAGGGGATACATGAGGCTAAGGGATTTACAAATTATACTACATTCTCGTTATGGGATACTTACCGGGCTTTACATCCTTTCTTTAACCTGATTCAGCCATCAAGGAATAATGATATGGTTAAATCTATGATGGCGCATTATAATCAGAGTACATTGAAAATGTTGCCGGTCTGGTCACATTATGCTAATGATAACTGGTGTATGAGTGGATATCACAGCGTATCTGTAGTTGCTGATGCGATTATTAAAGGAGTTTACGATGGCGATCCTGAAGCAGCACTGGCGGCTTGCATAACAACTTCTAACCGCAAGGATTATGAAGGAATAGGAGATTATATCGATAAAGGCTTTATTCCAGCAGAAAAAAGTGGTGTATCTATTTCTAATACGCTAGAGTATGCTTATGACGATTGGTGTATTGCACAGCTTGCCAAAAAACTAAATAAGGAGGATATTTATCAGGAATATATTAAACGCTCTGGAAACTGGGAGAATAATTTTGATGCTTCTACCGGATTTATGCGGGCTAAAATGGCCGATGGTACATTTCAGAAAAAATTTGATGTAATGAGTACTCATGGACAGGGTTTTATTGAAGGTAATTCATGGAACTATAGTTTTTTTGTCCCTCAAAATCCTAAACTGTTGATTGAACGGATGGGAGGGAAACAGAAATTTGCAAAGAGATTGGATTCTTTGTTCACGATGCATTTGCCTGATGAGTTTTTTGCAGAAACTGAAGATATTACCAGAGAGGGGATAGTAGGTGGGTATGTACATGGTAATGAGCCTGCGCATCATGTCGCTTATTTATACAACTGGACTGATCAGCCCTGGAAAACTCAGTCAAGAATCAGAATGATCTTAAAAATGCAATACAAGAATGCTCCGGATGGTTTAGGTGGAAATGATGACTGCGGACAAATGAGTGCGTGGTATCTGTTTTCTTCTCTGGGTTTTTATCCTGTAGCACCTGGTTCTGATGAATACTCGGTGGGTAGTCCGGCTGTGAAATCAGCAATAGTGAAGCTGGAAAATGGGAAGATATTTACTATTGACGCAATTAATCAGAGTGATAAAAATGTGTATGTGGAAAAGGTTTTACTCAATGGCAAAGCGATTACAACGCATACAATCAGACATGCTGATATTACCAAAGGAGGAAAGCTAACATTTTATATGAGTAGTAAAGCGACTAAATAGAGTTTATTCTCTGATTCAGACAGGGCAGATTAGGATTTTTCTGCCCTGTTTTATATTAAAAATAGTTGCTCACCTATATGATTTAAATTAATTCGACTGAAAAACAGTGTATTGTCTATTT
This portion of the Pedobacter lusitanus genome encodes:
- a CDS encoding bifunctional metallophosphatase/5'-nucleotidase; the encoded protein is MINRRKFIKTGSIAAVATALSIDSLDAMANGALKQLTILHTNDVHSQIEPFPMNGSRNQGLGGVARRAALIKKIRSEQPNVLLLDAGDIFQGTPYFNLYGGELEIKLMSEMGYDAATMGNHDFDNGLEGFYKQLPHANFPILISNYDFSDTVMHKSTQSYKIFNKAGLKIGVFGIGIELKGLVGEKNYGNTIYQDPVSKANEVAGLLKKELHCDLIICLSHLGYKYSDNKVSDQTLAQNNDHIDLIIGGHTHTFLAKPQDVKNRAGRITTINQVGFAGINLGRIDYYFESYRGKKLLTSSPYMISDQLDS
- a CDS encoding GH92 family glycosyl hydrolase, with the protein product MKKLLFYSVLFIPFIASAQQDLAKYVKPIIGTQKMGHTYPGAVVPFGAVQLSPETDTLSYELNGKYNGDVYKYCAGYRYEDKTIVGFSHTHFSGSGHSDLGDFLIMPTQGKLQLNPGVASDPKGGFRSAFSHQNEVAEAGYYKVKLDDDQILAELTASKRVGMHQYTFPKSDQSHIILDLMSGIYNYEDKNVWTYVRVVNDSLVTGYRQTNGWARTRTVYFAMSFSKPFVKYGQRNYDRKQAYKGFWGKFDQTKNFPEIAGKQLRMYFDFKTQDQERVKIKFALSPVSQENALENMRAEIPGWNFEQVKEQAKQEWNKELNKITVNTSEDDKVNFYTAMYHAFINPTVYTDINGQYKGLDQGIHEAKGFTNYTTFSLWDTYRALHPFFNLIQPSRNNDMVKSMMAHYNQSTLKMLPVWSHYANDNWCMSGYHSVSVVADAIIKGVYDGDPEAALAACITTSNRKDYEGIGDYIDKGFIPAEKSGVSISNTLEYAYDDWCIAQLAKKLNKEDIYQEYIKRSGNWENNFDASTGFMRAKMADGTFQKKFDVMSTHGQGFIEGNSWNYSFFVPQNPKLLIERMGGKQKFAKRLDSLFTMHLPDEFFAETEDITREGIVGGYVHGNEPAHHVAYLYNWTDQPWKTQSRIRMILKMQYKNAPDGLGGNDDCGQMSAWYLFSSLGFYPVAPGSDEYSVGSPAVKSAIVKLENGKIFTIDAINQSDKNVYVEKVLLNGKAITTHTIRHADITKGGKLTFYMSSKATK
- the mnmA gene encoding tRNA 2-thiouridine(34) synthase MnmA, translating into MSKRGRILVAMSGGVDSSVAAVMLHEQGYEVIGLTMKTWDYATSGSNSKETGCCSLDSINDARTLAVNYGFPHYILDIREEFGDYVIDNFVDEYLAGRTPNPCVLCNTHIKWEALLKRANKLDCEFIATGHYANVRQHENGRHVISKGLDENKDQSYVLWGVSQENLARTQFPLGSFAKADIRQMALDMGQEELAKKSESYEICFVPENDYRSFLKHKVGDLEERVAGGNFITSDGMIVGQHKGYPFYTIGQRKGLGIAFGEPMFVTQILPESNTVMLGRAEELERSEAMVRNINLIKYENILEPMDNVITKIRYKDAGMLSTIVQEKDKMRVVFDHNVSAIAPGQSAVFYEGNDLLGGGFLV
- a CDS encoding 5'-nucleotidase C-terminal domain-containing protein, whose product is MYNSVPLRAASFILGSFFLYSCSSNYQVVKSNRTEYAVNSKVAPDSSVIHTYLPYKLKLDSQMNQILGYSANEITKKMVGGESTLGNFMSDAVLSEARKKYPQIDFTIPSPNGGLRNDLPLGAITLSNVFELMPFENELIVFELKGTAVQGLLDYIARSEGQPVGGLTMKIEAGKAEEVMINGQPFDTAKNYHVLTSDYIAGGADGITCFKNPVAVQVLGLKIRDALIMYIKENQEKGKKINSKLDGRMSNDKS